A window of the Enterobacteriaceae bacterium 4M9 genome harbors these coding sequences:
- the hisJ gene encoding histidine ABC transporter substrate-binding protein HisJ, with protein MKKLVLSLSLVLAFSSVSTAFAALPQNVRIGTDPTYAPFESKNASGQLVGFDIDIAKELCKRIETKCTFVESPLDALIPMLKAKKIDAIMSSLSITEKRQQEIAFTDKLYAANSRLVVAQGSPIQPTIESLKGKRVGVLQGTTQETYGNVHWAAKGIEIVSYQGQDNIYADLTAGRIDAAFQDEVAASEGFLKTAAGKKYQFGGPSIADEKLFGVGTGMGIRKDDNELREALNKAFAEMRADGTYEKLAKKYFDFDVYGG; from the coding sequence ATGAAAAAGCTGGTGTTATCCCTTTCTCTGGTGCTGGCGTTTTCCAGCGTTTCTACAGCATTCGCTGCGTTGCCGCAGAACGTGCGTATTGGTACCGATCCGACCTACGCGCCGTTTGAATCCAAAAATGCCAGCGGCCAGCTGGTGGGCTTTGATATCGATATCGCTAAAGAGCTGTGCAAGCGTATCGAAACCAAATGTACGTTTGTGGAAAGCCCGCTTGATGCGCTGATCCCGATGCTGAAAGCAAAGAAAATTGACGCCATTATGTCGTCACTTTCTATCACCGAGAAACGCCAGCAGGAAATCGCGTTTACCGACAAACTCTACGCAGCCAACTCTCGTCTGGTGGTCGCACAGGGCTCCCCGATTCAGCCAACCATTGAAAGCCTCAAGGGCAAGCGTGTGGGCGTATTGCAGGGCACCACCCAGGAAACTTACGGTAACGTTCACTGGGCAGCAAAAGGCATTGAAATTGTCTCCTATCAGGGCCAGGACAATATCTACGCCGACCTGACTGCCGGGCGCATTGATGCGGCGTTCCAGGACGAAGTCGCGGCCAGCGAGGGCTTCCTGAAAACCGCGGCCGGTAAAAAATACCAGTTTGGTGGCCCATCTATTGCCGATGAGAAACTGTTTGGCGTGGGTACCGGTATGGGCATTCGCAAAGACGACAACGAACTGCGTGAAGCGCTCAACAAAGCCTTTGCCGAGATGCGTGCCGACGGCACCTATGAAAAGCTTGCGAAGAAATATTTCGATTTTGACGTCTATGGCGGCTAA
- a CDS encoding ABC transporter permease subunit (The N-terminal region of this protein, as described by TIGR01726, is a three transmembrane segment that identifies a subfamily of ABC transporter permease subunits, which specificities that include histidine, arginine, glutamine, glutamate, L-cystine (sic), the opines (in Agrobacterium) octopine and nopaline, etc.) — protein MLHGFSEVIFKGALVTLELALSSLVLAVIIGLAGAAAKLSHNRPLALLFEAYTTLIRGVPDLVLMLLIFYGLQMALNVITDAIGVAQWDIDPMAAGIVTLGFIYGAYFTETFRGAYMAVPKGHTEAATAYGFTGAQTFRRILFPAMMRFALPGIGNNWQVILKATALVSLLGLEDVVKATQLAGKSTWEPFYFAVVCGAIYLVFTTVSNGVLFWLERRYSVGVKRAEL, from the coding sequence ATGCTGCATGGGTTTTCCGAAGTCATCTTTAAAGGGGCGCTGGTGACGCTGGAGCTGGCGCTCAGTTCTCTGGTTCTTGCCGTTATCATTGGCCTTGCGGGTGCAGCGGCCAAGCTTTCGCATAACCGCCCGCTGGCATTATTGTTTGAAGCCTACACCACGCTTATTCGCGGCGTACCGGATCTGGTACTGATGCTGCTGATTTTCTACGGCCTGCAAATGGCGCTCAATGTCATTACCGATGCCATCGGCGTTGCCCAGTGGGATATTGACCCCATGGCGGCCGGTATTGTCACGCTGGGGTTTATCTACGGCGCTTACTTTACCGAAACCTTCCGCGGTGCCTATATGGCCGTACCTAAGGGCCATACTGAAGCGGCCACCGCGTATGGTTTTACCGGGGCGCAGACCTTTCGCCGCATTCTGTTTCCGGCCATGATGCGCTTTGCGCTGCCCGGCATTGGTAATAACTGGCAGGTCATCCTCAAGGCCACGGCGCTGGTGTCGCTGCTGGGGCTGGAAGATGTGGTGAAGGCTACCCAGCTTGCCGGGAAAAGCACCTGGGAGCCGTTCTACTTCGCGGTGGTGTGTGGCGCGATTTACCTGGTGTTTACCACGGTATCCAACGGCGTGCTGTTCTGGCTTGAACGTCGCTATTCGGTAGGCGTGAAGAGGGCCGAACTGTGA
- a CDS encoding ABC transporter permease, whose amino-acid sequence MIEIIQEYWKSLLWTDGYRFTGVAITLWLLIASVLMGGILALFLAIGRVSPNKFISLPIWFFTYVFRGTPLYVQLLVFYSGMYTLEVVKGNEFLNAFFRSGLNCAVLAFTLNTCAYTTEIFAGAIRSVPAGEIEAGRAYGFSRIKLYRCIILPSALRISLPAYSNEVILMLHSTALAFTATVPDLLKIARDINSATYQPFTAFGIAAVLYLIISYVLISLFRKAEKRWLRHMNPSTSAH is encoded by the coding sequence GTGATTGAGATTATTCAGGAGTACTGGAAATCACTGCTGTGGACCGACGGCTATCGCTTTACCGGTGTGGCGATTACGCTGTGGCTGCTTATCGCCTCAGTGTTGATGGGCGGCATTCTGGCGCTGTTTCTCGCCATCGGGCGCGTTTCACCCAATAAGTTTATCTCGCTGCCTATCTGGTTTTTTACCTATGTGTTTCGCGGCACGCCGCTATACGTACAGTTGCTGGTGTTCTATTCCGGCATGTACACGCTGGAAGTCGTTAAAGGTAACGAGTTTCTGAACGCGTTTTTCCGAAGCGGCCTTAACTGCGCGGTGCTGGCGTTTACCCTCAACACCTGCGCGTATACCACAGAGATTTTTGCCGGAGCTATCCGCTCGGTGCCGGCCGGTGAAATTGAAGCGGGGCGCGCTTACGGCTTCTCACGCATTAAACTTTACCGCTGCATTATTCTGCCGTCGGCGCTGCGTATTTCGCTGCCTGCCTACAGCAATGAGGTGATTTTGATGCTGCACTCCACCGCGCTGGCGTTTACGGCCACCGTGCCGGATCTGCTGAAAATCGCCCGTGATATCAATTCCGCCACTTATCAACCCTTTACGGCGTTTGGTATTGCTGCAGTACTGTATCTCATCATTTCGTATGTGCTGATTAGCCTCTTTCGCAAAGCGGAGAAGCGCTGGTTACGGCATATGAATCCGTCTACCTCTGCGCACTGA
- the hisP gene encoding histidine ABC transporter ATP-binding protein HisP, with translation MSENKLNVIDLHKRYGEHEVLKGVSLKADAGDVISIIGSSGSGKSTFLRCINFLEKPSEGSIVVNNQTINLVRDKDGQLKVADKNQLRLLRTRLTMVFQHFNLWSHMTVLENVMEAPVQVLGLSKAEAKTRALKYLEKVGIHAREQVKYPAHLSGGQQQRVSIARALAMEPEVLLFDEPTSALDPELVGEVLRIMQQLAEEGKTMVVVTHEMGFARHVSSHVIFLHQGKIEEEGPPEQVFDNPQSARLQQFLSGSLK, from the coding sequence ATGTCTGAGAATAAATTAAACGTAATTGACCTGCACAAGCGCTACGGTGAGCATGAGGTGCTAAAGGGCGTGTCGCTCAAGGCTGACGCGGGTGATGTGATAAGCATTATCGGCTCGTCAGGCTCCGGGAAGAGTACCTTTCTGCGCTGCATTAACTTCCTCGAAAAACCGAGCGAAGGCTCGATTGTGGTGAACAACCAGACTATTAACCTGGTGCGCGACAAAGACGGCCAGCTGAAGGTGGCAGACAAAAATCAGCTGCGCCTGCTGCGCACGCGCCTGACAATGGTGTTCCAGCACTTCAATCTGTGGAGCCACATGACGGTGCTGGAAAACGTAATGGAAGCACCGGTGCAGGTGCTGGGCCTGAGCAAGGCAGAAGCTAAAACGCGGGCGCTCAAGTATCTGGAAAAAGTCGGTATTCACGCGCGCGAGCAGGTGAAGTACCCGGCGCATTTGTCCGGCGGTCAGCAGCAGCGCGTCTCCATTGCCCGCGCACTGGCAATGGAGCCGGAGGTGTTGCTGTTTGACGAACCAACCTCGGCGCTGGACCCGGAACTGGTGGGCGAAGTGTTGCGCATCATGCAGCAGCTGGCGGAAGAGGGCAAAACCATGGTGGTAGTAACCCATGAAATGGGCTTTGCGCGCCATGTCTCCAGTCACGTGATTTTCCTGCATCAGGGCAAAATTGAAGAGGAAGGCCCGCCGGAGCAGGTGTTCGACAACCCGCAGAGCGCGCGCCTGCAACAGTTTTTGTCGGGGTCGCTGAAGTAA
- a CDS encoding TIGR01777 family protein codes for MKIVITGATGLIGQHLVPRLLELGHDVIAVTRDPTKARARLDPRVEVWKGLHERENLNGIDAVINLAGEPIADKRWSATQKERLCQSRWKTTERLVELFKTSQTPPAVLISGSATGYYGDLGEVVVTEEEPPHNEFTHKLCARWEQIASAAQNEHTRVCLLRTGIVLAPDGGILGKLLPLFRLGLGGPSGNGRQYLPWIHIDDMVSGIIWLLSHDLRGPFNMVSPYPVRNEQFAHTLGHVLHRPAFMRQPAVALRLAMGESSVLVLGGQRALPKRLEASGFIFRWFDLEDALHDVVR; via the coding sequence ATGAAGATAGTTATCACCGGCGCGACCGGACTCATCGGCCAACATCTGGTGCCTCGCTTGCTGGAGCTGGGCCATGACGTCATTGCGGTTACGCGCGACCCGACCAAAGCCCGCGCCCGACTCGACCCACGCGTTGAAGTCTGGAAAGGGCTACATGAGCGCGAAAACCTCAACGGTATTGATGCGGTCATCAACCTGGCAGGTGAGCCCATTGCTGATAAACGCTGGAGCGCCACCCAGAAAGAGCGCCTGTGCCAGAGCCGCTGGAAAACCACCGAGCGGCTGGTAGAGCTTTTTAAAACCAGCCAGACGCCGCCTGCGGTGCTGATTTCCGGCTCTGCCACTGGCTATTACGGCGACCTTGGTGAAGTGGTTGTCACTGAAGAGGAGCCGCCCCACAACGAGTTTACGCACAAACTGTGCGCACGCTGGGAGCAGATCGCCAGCGCGGCACAAAACGAGCACACTCGCGTATGCCTGCTGCGTACTGGGATTGTACTGGCCCCGGATGGCGGCATTTTGGGTAAGCTGCTGCCGCTGTTCCGCTTAGGGCTAGGTGGGCCGAGCGGCAACGGGCGTCAGTACCTGCCCTGGATCCATATCGACGACATGGTTAGCGGCATTATCTGGCTGCTGAGTCACGATCTGCGCGGTCCGTTTAACATGGTGTCGCCTTATCCGGTTCGCAACGAACAGTTTGCGCACACGCTGGGCCACGTGCTGCACCGTCCGGCGTTTATGCGCCAGCCCGCCGTCGCGCTGCGCCTGGCAATGGGTGAGTCCTCGGTACTGGTGCTGGGCGGCCAGCGAGCGTTACCCAAACGGCTGGAGGCCTCGGGCTTTATCTTCCGCTGGTTCGATCTGGAAGACGCGCTGCACGACGTAGTGCGCTAA
- the folX gene encoding dihydroneopterin triphosphate 2'-epimerase encodes MSHQPDAIIRIKNLRLRTYIGINEEEKANRQDVVINVELRYPADKARVSEDINDVLNYRTMTKAIIRHVEENRFALLEKLTQDVLNIACEHPWVTYAEVEIDKLHALRYADSVSVTMSWQR; translated from the coding sequence ATGTCACATCAGCCGGACGCCATTATCCGCATAAAAAATCTGCGCCTGCGCACCTATATCGGCATCAACGAAGAAGAGAAAGCCAACCGTCAGGATGTGGTAATTAACGTTGAGCTACGTTACCCCGCCGATAAGGCGCGCGTGAGCGAAGATATCAATGATGTACTCAACTATCGCACCATGACCAAAGCCATTATTCGCCACGTCGAGGAAAACCGCTTCGCGCTGTTGGAAAAATTGACGCAGGATGTGCTGAATATCGCATGCGAACATCCCTGGGTCACCTATGCTGAAGTGGAGATAGATAAACTTCACGCGCTGCGTTACGCCGACTCGGTGTCTGTGACAATGAGCTGGCAACGCTAG
- the yfcF gene encoding glutathione transferase, with protein MSQTEITLWGDENAFSPYVLTAYVALMEKGLTFTFKRVSLAHEEHLSPQWRGYSATRRVPLLEIDSFALSESSAMAEYLEEKFAPPVFTRLYPHELEKRARARQVQAWLRSDLMAIRSERPTEVVFGGEKRPPLSDAGQRDAQKLFALAQGLLEHGQPNLFGEWCIADTDLALMLNRLVLNGDEVPQALADYADFQWQRASVQRYVALSAKAEPQS; from the coding sequence ATGAGTCAGACCGAAATAACGTTGTGGGGTGATGAAAACGCGTTTAGTCCGTATGTGTTGACGGCGTATGTGGCGCTGATGGAAAAGGGGCTGACGTTTACCTTTAAGCGCGTGAGCCTGGCCCACGAGGAGCATTTGTCACCGCAGTGGCGCGGTTACAGCGCGACGCGCCGGGTGCCGCTGCTGGAGATAGACAGTTTCGCACTGAGCGAGTCGTCGGCGATGGCAGAATATCTGGAGGAGAAATTTGCACCACCGGTTTTTACGCGCCTTTATCCTCACGAGCTTGAAAAACGTGCGCGTGCACGCCAGGTGCAGGCGTGGCTACGAAGCGATTTGATGGCTATCCGCAGCGAGCGCCCCACGGAAGTGGTTTTTGGTGGTGAAAAGCGCCCGCCCTTAAGCGATGCCGGACAGCGCGACGCACAGAAGCTGTTTGCGCTGGCCCAGGGCCTTCTGGAACACGGGCAGCCGAATCTTTTTGGTGAGTGGTGCATTGCGGATACCGACCTGGCGCTGATGTTAAACCGGCTGGTGCTCAACGGCGACGAAGTACCGCAGGCGCTTGCCGATTACGCTGACTTTCAGTGGCAGCGCGCATCGGTACAGCGTTACGTGGCCTTA